A region of Subdoligranulum variabile DNA encodes the following proteins:
- the glgD gene encoding glucose-1-phosphate adenylyltransferase subunit GlgD, whose protein sequence is MVNSNVNALGVIFANTYDNLVPELVAERSMASIPFGGRYRLIDFTLSSMANAGIDNVSVIVRKNYHSLMDHLGSGREWDLTRKRGGLNIVPPFAERSVKMYSGRVDAIESILSWLEAQKERYVILSDSYIAVNFDFGKLIDEHVASGADVTMVYNRAPIPEGARSDNYTIRIDDTGRVTEILSNDYRLGEQNLSMNMYVIERESLIHLIHDAAVRGLVYFERDILARNLKLLNVHAFEFKGYAARISDMKSYFDENMRLLEPGSMEALFGGAPIYTKIRDDNPTRYLEGSAVKNSLLADGCVIEGTVENCVLFRGCQVKKGAVVKNCVLMQDTVVEPNCVVEHVVTDKNVHITEGKKLTGTDTFPVFIAKNHSV, encoded by the coding sequence ATGGTAAACAGCAACGTCAACGCTCTCGGCGTCATTTTCGCCAACACCTATGATAATCTTGTTCCCGAACTGGTGGCGGAGCGCTCTATGGCGTCCATCCCGTTCGGCGGCCGTTATCGTCTGATCGACTTTACGCTGTCCAGCATGGCCAATGCCGGCATCGACAACGTTTCGGTCATCGTCCGTAAGAACTACCACTCTTTGATGGACCACCTCGGCTCCGGCCGTGAATGGGACCTGACCCGCAAGCGCGGCGGCCTGAACATTGTGCCTCCCTTTGCGGAGCGCAGCGTCAAGATGTATTCCGGCCGCGTGGATGCCATCGAAAGCATCCTTTCCTGGCTGGAAGCCCAGAAGGAGCGCTACGTCATCCTCTCCGACTCCTATATCGCTGTCAACTTTGACTTCGGCAAGCTGATTGACGAGCATGTGGCCAGCGGCGCCGATGTCACGATGGTCTACAATCGTGCACCGATTCCCGAGGGGGCCCGCAGCGATAACTACACCATCCGCATCGACGATACCGGTCGTGTGACCGAGATCCTCTCCAACGATTACCGTCTTGGTGAGCAGAATCTGTCGATGAATATGTACGTCATCGAGCGTGAGAGCCTGATCCATCTGATTCACGATGCAGCCGTGCGCGGCCTGGTTTACTTTGAGCGCGATATTCTGGCACGCAACCTCAAGCTGCTGAATGTACATGCATTTGAATTCAAGGGTTACGCAGCGCGTATCTCCGATATGAAGAGCTACTTCGACGAGAACATGCGTCTGCTGGAGCCCGGCAGCATGGAGGCACTGTTCGGTGGTGCTCCCATCTACACCAAGATTCGTGACGATAACCCCACCCGTTACCTGGAAGGCAGTGCTGTCAAGAACAGCCTGCTGGCCGACGGCTGCGTTATCGAAGGCACGGTGGAGAACTGCGTTCTGTTCCGTGGCTGCCAGGTCAAGAAAGGCGCCGTGGTCAAGAACTGCGTGCTGATGCAGGATACCGTGGTGGAGCCGAACTGCGTGGTGGAGCACGTGGTCACCGATAAGAATGTTCATATCACCGAAGGCAAGAAGCTGACCGGTACGGATACCTTCCCGGTCTTCATTGCCAAGAACCACAGCGTATAA
- a CDS encoding SGNH/GDSL hydrolase family protein, which translates to MADFYTYRNEFARRRRKRRLVLILLIILALLCAAAGWFWYQKEDGNGSAPEVSAEPTAAVTATPEATATPQPTPVTGKSPERIVQAVDTAAWNTSTAVAQTIDTEYLNTDHRMIGVPMLGTVTNRYFDTVTFVGDSIASGLGIYTTGYPNAHYATYTGAGVNSFVNNTTMKNAVTKTEETPMETIVASQPDYVYILVGTNNLVTQGNEESFLAYYERLIDMLREQLNPGVIYYIQAIPGVQETVVQSKPGLDNARIATVNDLLANLALRKGCYFVNIREVLTNPADGSQIDDYQTSDGVHFTPSGYRAWAEYLATHTVWNRRSLYSGQNPYYIYGA; encoded by the coding sequence ATGGCTGATTTTTATACCTATCGCAATGAGTTCGCCCGGCGGCGCCGCAAGCGCCGTCTGGTGCTGATTTTGCTGATCATTCTGGCACTGCTGTGCGCGGCGGCCGGCTGGTTCTGGTATCAGAAAGAAGACGGCAACGGTTCGGCGCCGGAAGTATCGGCGGAACCGACGGCCGCAGTGACGGCAACTCCGGAAGCGACGGCAACGCCGCAGCCCACACCGGTTACCGGCAAATCTCCGGAACGTATCGTGCAGGCGGTGGATACCGCTGCGTGGAATACCTCCACGGCGGTGGCACAGACCATCGATACGGAATATCTTAACACCGATCACCGCATGATCGGCGTCCCCATGCTGGGCACCGTCACCAACCGGTATTTCGATACTGTTACCTTTGTGGGGGACAGCATCGCCTCGGGCCTGGGGATCTATACCACCGGTTACCCCAACGCTCACTATGCGACTTATACCGGCGCCGGCGTCAACAGTTTCGTCAACAATACCACGATGAAGAACGCTGTGACCAAAACCGAGGAAACGCCCATGGAGACCATCGTGGCTTCCCAGCCGGATTATGTCTATATTCTTGTGGGAACCAACAATCTGGTGACCCAGGGCAACGAGGAGAGCTTTCTGGCTTACTATGAGCGGCTTATCGATATGCTGCGGGAGCAGCTCAACCCCGGGGTGATCTACTATATCCAGGCCATTCCCGGCGTACAGGAGACCGTTGTGCAGTCCAAGCCCGGACTGGACAACGCCCGCATTGCCACCGTCAATGACCTTTTGGCCAATCTGGCGCTGCGCAAGGGCTGCTATTTTGTCAACATCCGGGAGGTGCTGACCAACCCGGCGGACGGCAGCCAGATCGATGATTACCAGACTTCCGACGGTGTGCATTTCACACCTTCCGGCTATCGTGCCTGGGCGGAGTACCTCGCCACGCACACGGTATGGAACCGCCGCAGCCTGTACAGCGGACAAAACCCCTATTACATTTACGGGGCATAA
- a CDS encoding DegV family protein has product MAWMIVSDSSCEIRELQHPAPGVQFALVPFKIRIGEREYVDLPTLNVPQMLQAMTDYNGASTSACPSPEEWAECFLQADQIIALTISSNLSGSYNAALSAREMILEEHPEKQIFILDTLSCAGALGDAAELANKLIGEGLGFEDVCFALKKFAATTHILFALASFDNLAKNGRVNRVVGFIAGRLNMRVLGRRTNDGKIDFFFKTRGETRVLAKILEQMDDDKYDGVHPVLISQCNNMNAAKLLEHGIHSKWPEASVRILPCSGLCSFYAQDQGLIITY; this is encoded by the coding sequence ATGGCGTGGATGATCGTATCCGACAGTTCCTGCGAGATCCGGGAACTGCAGCATCCGGCCCCCGGGGTACAGTTTGCCTTGGTACCTTTTAAAATCCGGATCGGTGAACGGGAATACGTAGACCTTCCCACCCTGAATGTGCCGCAGATGCTGCAGGCCATGACCGATTACAACGGCGCCAGCACCAGCGCCTGTCCCAGCCCTGAAGAATGGGCGGAGTGTTTTTTACAGGCAGATCAAATCATCGCACTGACCATCAGCAGCAACCTTTCGGGCAGCTACAATGCAGCGCTCTCGGCACGGGAGATGATCCTGGAGGAACACCCTGAGAAACAGATCTTTATCCTGGATACTCTGAGTTGTGCCGGTGCGCTGGGCGATGCCGCCGAGCTGGCCAACAAACTCATCGGAGAAGGGCTTGGTTTTGAGGACGTTTGCTTTGCGCTGAAAAAATTCGCCGCCACCACCCACATCCTGTTCGCCCTGGCCAGCTTTGACAATCTTGCCAAAAACGGCCGTGTCAACCGGGTGGTGGGCTTTATTGCCGGGCGGCTGAACATGCGGGTGCTGGGACGCCGTACCAATGACGGCAAGATCGACTTTTTCTTCAAAACCCGCGGCGAGACACGTGTGCTGGCCAAAATTCTGGAACAGATGGATGACGACAAATACGACGGCGTGCATCCGGTTCTGATCAGCCAATGCAACAACATGAACGCCGCCAAACTTCTGGAGCACGGCATCCATTCCAAGTGGCCGGAGGCATCGGTCCGCATTCTGCCCTGCTCCGGTCTGTGCAGCTTCTATGCTCAGGATCAGGGGCTTATCATCACCTATTGA
- a CDS encoding glucose-1-phosphate adenylyltransferase, which translates to MAKEMIAMILAGGQGSRLYALTQKLAKPAVPFGGKYRIIDFPLSNCVNSDIDTVGILTQYQPLVLNEYIGNGQPWDLDRLHGGVHVLPPYQQASGSDWYKGTANAIYQNISFIDRYDPKYVIILSGDQICKQDYSDFLRFHKEKDAEFSVAVMEVPWSEASRFGLMVTDEDDKISEFQEKPKNPKSNLASMGIYIFNWDILKKYLTEDEADPNSENDFGKNVIPNLLRDGRRMYAYHFSGYWKDVGTISSLWQANMEVLDPSHSGINLFDENWKIYSRNSGKPCQRIGNDATIVNSMISEGCRVDGTVNNSILFPGVVVEKGATVEAAVVMGGTIIKAGASVKHCIVAENVTIEEGATVGAMPEGGLNIAEPGDVATVGSGVVIGKGATVGPKAMVSSDVKDGEEQW; encoded by the coding sequence ATGGCAAAAGAAATGATCGCAATGATCCTGGCCGGCGGCCAGGGATCGCGCCTGTATGCGCTGACCCAAAAGCTCGCCAAGCCTGCAGTTCCGTTCGGCGGAAAGTATCGTATCATCGACTTCCCGCTGTCCAACTGCGTCAACTCCGACATCGACACCGTCGGCATCTTGACCCAGTATCAGCCGCTGGTCCTCAACGAGTACATCGGCAATGGCCAGCCGTGGGACCTTGACCGTCTGCATGGCGGTGTCCATGTGCTGCCGCCCTACCAGCAGGCTTCCGGCTCCGACTGGTATAAAGGCACGGCCAACGCGATCTATCAGAATATTTCTTTCATCGACCGGTATGATCCCAAATATGTCATCATCCTGTCCGGTGACCAGATCTGCAAACAGGACTACTCCGACTTCCTGCGTTTCCACAAGGAGAAGGATGCCGAGTTCTCCGTCGCCGTCATGGAAGTGCCCTGGAGCGAAGCATCCCGCTTCGGTCTGATGGTCACCGATGAGGACGACAAGATCAGCGAATTCCAGGAAAAGCCGAAGAACCCGAAGTCCAATCTGGCTTCCATGGGCATCTACATCTTCAACTGGGATATCCTGAAGAAGTACCTCACCGAGGACGAAGCCGATCCCAACTCCGAGAATGACTTCGGCAAGAACGTCATCCCCAACCTGCTGCGTGACGGCCGCCGTATGTACGCCTATCACTTCAGCGGTTACTGGAAGGATGTGGGTACCATCTCCAGCCTGTGGCAGGCCAACATGGAGGTCCTCGATCCCAGCCATTCCGGCATCAACCTGTTTGACGAAAACTGGAAGATTTACTCCCGTAACTCCGGCAAACCCTGCCAGCGCATCGGCAATGACGCGACCATCGTAAACTCGATGATCTCGGAAGGCTGCCGTGTGGACGGTACGGTCAATAACTCCATCCTGTTCCCCGGCGTTGTCGTGGAAAAGGGCGCCACGGTGGAGGCAGCCGTGGTCATGGGCGGCACCATCATCAAGGCGGGCGCCAGCGTCAAGCACTGCATTGTGGCGGAGAACGTCACGATCGAAGAGGGCGCTACGGTGGGCGCTATGCCCGAAGGCGGCCTGAACATCGCCGAACCCGGTGATGTCGCCACTGTTGGCTCCGGCGTCGTGATCGGCAAAGGTGCAACGGTCGGCCCCAAAGCAATGGTTTCCAGCGATGTAAAGGATGGTGAGGAACAATGGTAA
- the glgA gene encoding glycogen synthase GlgA: protein MKILYAASEAAPYAKSGGLADVAGALPKALVKDGIDCRVVMPLYGDLKFKDTLTYVTNFSVPVGWRSQYCGLFKAERDGVVFYFIDNEYYFKRSGLYGFYDDGERFAFFSRAILEMLFYTDFEPDIINCNDWQTALTPVYLNLYYRHLDKFNRIKTVFTIHNIAYQGKYGLDILEDTCGIGARDAHVVEYDGCANFMKGAIETADKVTTVSPTYAQEILDPWFSHGLDGLLRQKQYKTCGILNGIDVDVFNPATDPDIAKNYDVNTFEDGKAVCKAALQDEMHLHKDGSPVMAMVTRLVGHKGVDLVRAIAEGLLQQGIELVVLGSGEAQYENFFNELCARNPGRVGVYIGFNAQLAQRIYAGADMFLMPSRSEPCGLAQMVSCRYGTIPIVRETGGLRDSIHDSGDGFGNGFTFANYNAHELYEACWRAKEGYWQKDGWPILVRRAMECDFSWANSAKSYEGLYNEVVNLW from the coding sequence ATGAAAATTTTGTACGCGGCCAGTGAGGCTGCCCCGTATGCCAAGTCCGGCGGTCTGGCCGATGTGGCGGGCGCACTGCCCAAGGCACTGGTCAAGGACGGGATCGACTGTCGGGTCGTCATGCCGCTGTACGGCGATCTGAAATTCAAGGATACCCTGACCTATGTCACCAATTTCAGCGTGCCGGTGGGCTGGCGCAGTCAGTACTGCGGCCTGTTCAAGGCGGAGCGCGACGGTGTTGTATTCTACTTCATCGACAATGAGTACTATTTCAAGCGCAGCGGCCTGTACGGGTTCTATGACGACGGCGAACGTTTCGCCTTCTTCTCCCGCGCCATTCTGGAGATGCTCTTTTACACCGATTTCGAGCCGGACATCATCAACTGCAATGACTGGCAGACGGCGCTGACTCCGGTGTACCTGAACCTGTACTATCGCCATCTGGATAAGTTCAACCGCATCAAGACGGTATTCACCATCCACAACATCGCCTACCAGGGCAAGTATGGCCTGGATATTCTCGAGGATACCTGCGGCATCGGCGCACGGGATGCCCATGTGGTGGAATATGACGGCTGTGCCAACTTCATGAAGGGCGCCATCGAGACCGCCGACAAGGTCACCACTGTCAGTCCGACCTATGCCCAAGAGATTCTGGATCCCTGGTTCAGCCATGGATTGGATGGTCTGCTGCGTCAGAAGCAGTACAAGACCTGCGGCATTCTGAACGGCATCGATGTGGATGTCTTCAATCCCGCGACCGATCCCGATATTGCCAAGAATTACGATGTCAACACCTTTGAGGACGGCAAAGCAGTCTGCAAGGCGGCGCTCCAGGATGAGATGCATCTGCACAAGGACGGCAGCCCCGTCATGGCCATGGTCACGCGCCTGGTGGGTCACAAGGGTGTCGACCTGGTCCGCGCCATCGCCGAAGGTTTGCTGCAGCAGGGCATCGAGCTGGTGGTGCTGGGCTCCGGTGAAGCGCAATACGAGAATTTCTTCAACGAACTCTGCGCACGGAATCCGGGACGTGTGGGCGTCTACATCGGCTTCAATGCGCAGCTGGCCCAGCGTATCTACGCGGGTGCAGATATGTTCCTGATGCCGTCCCGCTCTGAACCCTGTGGTCTGGCGCAGATGGTTTCCTGCCGGTACGGCACGATTCCCATCGTCCGGGAAACCGGCGGGCTGCGGGACTCCATTCACGACTCCGGCGACGGTTTCGGCAACGGTTTCACCTTTGCCAACTACAACGCCCATGAACTGTACGAAGCCTGCTGGCGTGCCAAGGAAGGCTACTGGCAGAAGGATGGCTGGCCGATTCTGGTCCGCCGTGCCATGGAGTGCGATTTCAGCTGGGCCAACTCGGCGAAGAGCTACGAGGGCCTGTACAATGAGGTCGTCAACCTCTGGTAA
- a CDS encoding C39 family peptidase: MKIVDNKFPERLGPVLMLLAALSACGATAVIPAENQATGETAVAASRSQIGSMLPEGDVPEDVWPVLAMLQGTAETAVWLPFEAQLEVENIDQNPELPNGCEITSAAIVLNYLGFDVDKVTLAEEYLPRYVPYWDADPNVEFMGNPEDELAFYCLPGAVVTAVNDYLEDVGSSYTALDISGAPVEELYQWVANGTPVLVWTTRAFSDPLYNYTFQLPNGSWPYSNSHCLVLTGYDDETCYLADPMLEVETVSRDRFAECYLERGQYAVVIAQTE; this comes from the coding sequence GTGAAAATTGTGGACAACAAATTTCCGGAACGACTGGGTCCGGTTCTAATGCTGCTCGCGGCACTCTCGGCGTGCGGAGCCACGGCGGTCATCCCGGCGGAAAATCAGGCGACGGGGGAGACTGCGGTAGCCGCTTCCCGCAGTCAGATAGGGTCCATGCTGCCTGAGGGGGATGTGCCGGAGGACGTCTGGCCGGTGCTGGCGATGTTGCAGGGAACGGCTGAAACCGCGGTCTGGCTGCCGTTTGAGGCGCAGCTGGAGGTGGAAAATATTGATCAGAATCCCGAACTGCCCAACGGCTGTGAGATTACCTCGGCGGCCATCGTACTGAACTATTTGGGATTCGATGTGGATAAAGTGACCCTGGCCGAGGAGTATCTGCCCCGGTATGTGCCGTACTGGGATGCCGACCCGAACGTGGAGTTTATGGGCAATCCGGAGGATGAACTGGCCTTTTACTGTCTGCCGGGGGCGGTGGTTACGGCGGTCAACGACTATCTGGAGGACGTGGGCAGCAGCTACACGGCGCTGGACATCAGCGGGGCGCCTGTGGAGGAACTTTACCAGTGGGTGGCCAACGGTACGCCGGTGCTGGTCTGGACGACCCGCGCTTTCAGTGATCCGCTGTACAACTACACCTTTCAGCTGCCCAACGGCAGCTGGCCCTACAGCAACTCTCATTGTCTGGTGCTGACAGGCTACGATGACGAAACCTGCTATCTGGCGGACCCCATGCTGGAAGTGGAAACGGTGAGCCGGGACCGTTTTGCAGAATGCTATCTGGAACGGGGACAGTATGCAGTGGTCATTGCACAAACGGAGTAA
- a CDS encoding 3'-5' exonuclease, whose product MNLIVFDLEWNIGYQPKTFLYHGTELTLRGEIIQIGAARINEWGDVLDTFEVNLRPRIFRKLQHHIAKVTGLSQGDLDAGMPMKEGLQKFLDWAGPDAELAEWGLDDVPVLKQNLFLNGLDERWPERWYDLQRIFLQTYPRKEGEGMTLESVVDRLGIPKEEPFHNALDDALYTAKICRKLPLNEGLATYPTDEEMLREALLGDDTAARDVRIFPDRLDHDDYRNAPEVNQAQCPECGAPLTHDEIWLKRGNTGYYTRSICPYCGPWYVRFKLSRRDGLHWSFARCTDPATPEADARWNKQRAALAERMKRKKEREQA is encoded by the coding sequence GTGAATCTGATCGTTTTTGACCTGGAATGGAATATCGGGTACCAGCCCAAGACTTTCCTGTATCATGGGACCGAACTGACGCTGCGCGGAGAGATCATTCAGATCGGTGCTGCGCGTATCAACGAGTGGGGCGACGTGCTGGATACCTTTGAAGTGAACCTGCGGCCGCGGATCTTCCGGAAATTGCAGCATCATATTGCCAAGGTGACCGGCCTCAGCCAGGGAGACCTGGATGCCGGAATGCCCATGAAGGAAGGCCTGCAGAAATTTCTGGACTGGGCCGGACCCGATGCCGAACTGGCGGAGTGGGGACTGGACGATGTGCCGGTGCTCAAGCAGAATCTCTTCCTGAACGGGCTGGATGAACGCTGGCCTGAGCGCTGGTATGATCTGCAGCGAATTTTTTTGCAGACCTATCCGCGCAAAGAAGGGGAGGGGATGACGCTGGAAAGTGTGGTGGACCGGCTGGGCATTCCCAAGGAGGAGCCGTTCCACAATGCGCTGGATGATGCGCTGTACACTGCGAAGATCTGCCGCAAGCTGCCGCTGAACGAAGGGCTGGCGACCTATCCCACCGATGAGGAGATGCTGCGGGAAGCGCTGCTGGGCGATGACACCGCGGCGCGGGATGTTCGGATTTTTCCGGACCGGCTGGACCATGACGATTACCGCAATGCACCGGAAGTCAACCAGGCCCAGTGCCCGGAGTGCGGTGCACCGCTGACCCACGATGAGATATGGCTCAAGCGTGGCAATACAGGTTATTACACCCGCAGCATCTGCCCGTATTGCGGTCCCTGGTATGTGCGGTTCAAACTGAGCCGCCGGGATGGACTGCACTGGAGTTTTGCACGCTGCACAGACCCCGCCACGCCGGAGGCCGATGCACGCTGGAACAAGCAGCGCGCAGCCCTGGCGGAGCGAATGAAACGCAAGAAGGAACGCGAACAGGCATAA
- a CDS encoding Cof-type HAD-IIB family hydrolase: MKYKVLALDLDGTLTNSEKIITPRTKAALQEAARRGVCIVLASGRPTVGIQPLARELELEKFGGCILSYNGGKIIDCKTGKTLVQHAFPPDLIEPVCTFSRYWNVVPLTYDAGGVVTEHADSPYVQEEARINKIPVREVPDLPAEVRYPIHKLLLTGDPADMPHVEELMQQEFAGKLSIYRSQPFFIETMPLNVEKAASLDLLLRSKGLTAENLMACGDGWNDLPMIRFAGLGVAMGNAQAPVKAAADCQTADNDHDGVGLAVEQYILSEET; encoded by the coding sequence ATGAAATATAAGGTATTGGCGCTGGATCTGGACGGCACACTGACCAACAGCGAAAAAATCATCACGCCGCGGACGAAAGCTGCATTGCAGGAGGCGGCACGGCGTGGCGTCTGCATTGTGTTGGCCAGCGGCCGTCCGACGGTGGGCATCCAGCCGTTGGCACGGGAACTGGAACTGGAGAAATTCGGCGGCTGCATTCTGAGCTACAATGGCGGCAAAATCATCGACTGCAAGACCGGCAAGACGCTGGTACAGCATGCGTTTCCGCCGGATCTCATCGAGCCAGTGTGCACCTTCAGCCGCTATTGGAACGTGGTGCCGCTGACCTATGATGCCGGCGGTGTGGTGACGGAACATGCAGACAGCCCCTATGTGCAGGAGGAGGCACGGATCAACAAGATCCCGGTACGGGAAGTGCCGGATCTCCCGGCGGAGGTGCGCTATCCTATTCATAAGCTGTTGCTGACCGGCGATCCGGCGGACATGCCCCATGTGGAGGAACTGATGCAGCAGGAGTTTGCCGGCAAGCTTTCCATCTACCGTTCCCAGCCTTTCTTCATCGAGACGATGCCGCTGAATGTGGAAAAAGCCGCCTCGCTGGATTTGTTGCTGCGCAGCAAAGGGCTCACGGCGGAAAACCTGATGGCCTGCGGCGACGGGTGGAATGATCTGCCCATGATCCGTTTTGCAGGGCTGGGCGTGGCAATGGGTAATGCCCAGGCGCCGGTCAAGGCGGCTGCGGACTGCCAGACGGCCGACAACGACCATGATGGTGTCGGTCTGGCTGTGGAACAGTATATTTTGAGCGAGGAGACCTGA
- the glgB gene encoding 1,4-alpha-glucan branching protein GlgB codes for MKQGKQTPKSSDLPIYLFRQGNNQEAYRYFGAHLCEQDGQAGAVFRVWAPHANAVAVVGDFNNWAPGDHPMQKVADGIWELFIPGIKEYDVYKYCITTASDELIYKADPYAFHTETRPSNGSKVYDIEGYPWGDDAWNKAEEKRDVINSPMSIYELQAGSWKMKDPDNGVPYNYSELADQLVPYIKEMGYTHVELLPITEYPFDGSWGYQVTGYFAPTSRYGTPKDFMAFVDKLHQAGIGVILDWVPAHFPKDAYGLYMFDGAPCYEDPNPRRGEHKEWGTMVFNYGMNEVASFLVSSAMFWIEKYHVDGLRVDAVASMLYLDYNRRDGEWEQNSKGGKENLEAIAFLQKLNTAVLTRYPHKMMIAEESTAWPLVTKPAADGGLGFNFKWNMGWMNDMLSYMKTDPLFRAGNHGKVTFSFFYAFSENFVLPISHDEVVHGKCSLINKMPGDYEEKFANLRTFYGYMMAHPGKKLLFMGQEFGQFIEWDEKKQLDWMLLGYDKHRQLQNYVKDLNHFYRETPAMWQVDYSWEGFQWIVPDDNQQSVIAFLRRDAEGKMIMIVCNFNPVLRQNYEMGVPNPGSYKEILNSDDPKYGGSGVTNGTVRSKKGEMHGFEQHVSLTLPPLSTMYFQVPAARKPRAKKEETDTESKTSAKAKKAPAAKRTRTTKAKPQA; via the coding sequence TTGAAGCAAGGCAAACAGACGCCCAAGAGTTCTGACTTGCCCATCTATCTGTTCCGGCAGGGCAACAATCAGGAAGCGTACCGGTATTTTGGTGCGCATCTGTGTGAGCAGGACGGCCAGGCCGGCGCGGTGTTCCGTGTCTGGGCGCCGCATGCCAACGCGGTCGCGGTCGTAGGAGATTTCAACAACTGGGCGCCGGGGGACCATCCCATGCAGAAGGTCGCCGACGGCATCTGGGAACTGTTCATTCCGGGCATCAAGGAATACGACGTTTACAAATACTGCATTACCACCGCATCGGACGAGCTGATCTATAAGGCTGATCCCTATGCCTTCCATACCGAGACCCGGCCTTCCAACGGCAGCAAGGTCTATGATATTGAGGGCTATCCCTGGGGGGATGACGCCTGGAACAAGGCGGAGGAAAAGCGGGATGTCATCAACAGCCCGATGTCTATTTATGAGCTGCAGGCCGGCAGCTGGAAGATGAAAGACCCCGACAACGGCGTGCCGTACAATTATTCCGAGCTGGCCGATCAGCTGGTGCCCTACATAAAAGAGATGGGCTACACCCATGTGGAACTGCTGCCCATCACAGAGTATCCCTTTGATGGGAGCTGGGGCTATCAGGTCACGGGTTATTTTGCGCCCACCAGCCGTTACGGCACCCCCAAGGATTTCATGGCCTTTGTGGATAAGCTGCATCAGGCGGGGATCGGCGTGATCCTGGACTGGGTACCGGCCCACTTCCCGAAGGATGCCTATGGTCTGTACATGTTTGACGGCGCCCCCTGCTACGAGGATCCCAACCCCCGCCGCGGCGAGCACAAGGAATGGGGCACCATGGTCTTCAACTATGGCATGAACGAAGTGGCCAGCTTCCTGGTTTCCAGTGCCATGTTCTGGATCGAGAAATACCATGTGGATGGTCTGCGTGTGGATGCCGTGGCCAGCATGCTGTATCTTGATTACAACCGTCGTGACGGCGAGTGGGAGCAGAACTCCAAGGGCGGCAAGGAAAATCTTGAAGCCATTGCCTTCCTGCAGAAACTGAACACCGCGGTTCTGACACGCTATCCTCACAAGATGATGATCGCCGAGGAATCCACGGCCTGGCCGCTGGTGACCAAGCCTGCGGCGGATGGCGGTCTGGGCTTCAACTTCAAGTGGAACATGGGCTGGATGAATGACATGCTCAGCTACATGAAGACCGACCCGCTGTTCCGTGCCGGCAATCACGGCAAGGTGACTTTCAGCTTCTTCTACGCTTTCAGTGAGAATTTCGTGCTGCCCATCAGCCACGATGAAGTGGTGCACGGCAAGTGCAGCCTCATCAACAAGATGCCCGGCGATTATGAAGAAAAGTTCGCCAATCTGCGCACCTTCTACGGCTACATGATGGCCCATCCCGGCAAGAAGCTGCTCTTCATGGGGCAGGAATTCGGCCAGTTCATCGAATGGGATGAGAAGAAGCAGCTGGACTGGATGCTGCTCGGTTATGACAAGCATCGTCAGCTGCAGAACTACGTCAAGGATCTGAACCATTTCTATCGTGAGACCCCCGCCATGTGGCAGGTGGATTACAGCTGGGAAGGGTTCCAGTGGATCGTGCCGGACGACAACCAGCAGAGCGTCATCGCTTTCCTGCGCCGGGATGCCGAGGGCAAGATGATCATGATCGTCTGCAACTTCAACCCGGTGCTGCGTCAGAACTACGAGATGGGCGTGCCCAATCCCGGCAGCTACAAGGAGATCCTCAACTCGGATGATCCCAAGTACGGCGGTTCCGGTGTGACCAACGGTACGGTGCGCAGCAAGAAGGGCGAAATGCATGGCTTCGAGCAGCACGTATCGCTGACGCTGCCGCCGCTGTCCACGATGTACTTCCAGGTCCCGGCGGCCCGCAAGCCCCGCGCCAAGAAGGAAGAGACGGACACGGAATCCAAGACATCTGCCAAAGCCAAGAAGGCGCCGGCAGCCAAGCGCACCCGCACTACCAAAGCCAAACCGCAGGCCTAA